From the genome of Schaalia odontolytica:
GTCCCACTTACGCCACGCTCGCGCCATCACGCGGTCGAGGTGTTCGCCGAGTTCCTTGGAGGGGACGCCGAGAGCCTTACTTGAGGCCCTCACGACGACCCGGGATCCTTCGGGGAGGTCGGCAATCCGTTCGCGCATGAGGTGGCGCAGCTGCCGCTTGACGCGATTGCGTCCGTTGGCGCGCTTAATTTCCCGCTTGGGTACGACGAAACCGACGAGGCGACTGTTGCGTTCCTCGTCGGCTCGGACGTGGACGACGACCAGCGGATCCCCTGCTCGCGTTCCCTGTCGGATCGCGGCGGTGAAGTCCGCTGGGTCAACCATGCGGTGCGCGCGCGGCAGCAC
Proteins encoded in this window:
- the rnpA gene encoding ribonuclease P protein component, with the protein product MLPRAHRMVDPADFTAAIRQGTRAGDPLVVVHVRADEERNSRLVGFVVPKREIKRANGRNRVKRQLRHLMRERIADLPEGSRVVVRASSKALGVPSKELGEHLDRVMARAWRKWDAR